One part of the Phragmites australis chromosome 3, lpPhrAust1.1, whole genome shotgun sequence genome encodes these proteins:
- the LOC133912305 gene encoding uncharacterized protein LOC133912305 — MGKLLPTAAAVAAAAARSVRSPSAAGKAAKTPPAPLDTPRNSAAAGAASSGRAEVRDLAAACGLQEDERVPLAEVVSDCTRRWFQDALKEARAGDVAMQVLVGQMYRSGYGVNKNEHKARVWMEKASRYRSTVWKVSNKRPGYNASDSDSDPDDAKETYK; from the exons ATGGGCAAGCTCCtcccgaccgccgccgccgtcgccgccgccgccgcccgcagCGTCCGCTCGCCCTCCGCCGCCGGGAAGGCAGCGAAGACTCCGCCCGCCCCGCTGGATACTCCCAGaaactccgccgccgccggggcggCCAGCTCCGGGCGGGCCGAGGTGCGGGATTTGGCGGCGGCGTGCGGGTTACAAGAGGACGAGCGGGTGCCGCTTGCCGAGGTGGTGTCCGACTGCACCAGGCGGTGGTTCCAGGACGCGCTCAAGGAGGCGCGCGCCGGCGACGTCGCCATGCAGGTGCTCGTCGGTCAGATGTACCGCAGCGGATACGGCGTCAACAAGAACGAGCACAAG GCAAGAGTTTGGATGGAGAAAGCATCAAGATACCGATCTACAGTCTGGAAAGTTAGCAATAAACGCCCAG GGTACAATGCTAGTGACTCGGACTCAGATCCAGATGATGCTAAGGAAACATACAAATAA
- the LOC133912306 gene encoding protein SCAR2-like yields MPLSRHKVGNEYGLGGRDLYRTADQHDPEAVLDGVAMAGLVGVLRQLGDLTEFAAQVFHGLYDEVMSTSARGHGLMLRVQQLEAELPLLEKDSCQRDYLYVASNRGIEWHANPRLDYGVVTRGDTPRFIMESIKQCRGPPKLFMLDKYDIGGEGVCLKRYTDPSFFKTDSACSSVLQEGIQRERRPLRAMEIRPNLQNYEIFSQQNAADNDSKLETDSSSEALDEVPTRRRRLKYREQNGSVFQIFRPHMQNLYEKASSEEKLLTVDHSNVHISLSDSPDSYTEERDIMVDTSSNMDKVKEDHTIMARNNKLITEEALSLSSYARSAGSSKGYNSEVDIYVDALTTMDSEVETDSEHRDHGHRAFARMDSDNTCSDAHNAMASRSSSFEKKDSSDVASANGDTSIQPEEAIVSTPEAKPVVGEHQRTSSLEELLAQEKPASCDHDRTSSLEEFLTEDFHSSESGIREQATELRCNVIVSNVVSNGTQDISKKLVKEAKENSNIATISFKKIASKRSKYVGSMELIASKVGILPRKLSKKHDPFSDSLRSMAKQLLEVKYDRTKDSDLYDFESNGEGCDVKYLEMYDPPVDIKDSAMLRMPSDSPHDDVSSREYQQEEVNHESEHDIPPTDSPQHSVPDDGNSLQETNIIYVTGIASPGFREEEGCAGAAPDEHSSTGVLNHILEHSQGKIDEHPDREVTEDTHTEVISENASDVAEDLKEVSICEEQVNAEDIEESNESDADALDDESTDYVEEQVVSDGMISPFSSKQSDDPCRITLLTLTDEDDTVACKGTDNDAPEVEYITLSETFMETDLPKMVIESVITSEAAVPENEQCYLHPETTFEQDTVLSSYEIVSQSEQVPSCSSSTVAVTPDLTVNTEESHELHQAVNQEPPNSCHSSTEVFGDALALDSRDVPLPIISSFDWMLNGAMQQSLNVLPPQPTYGNAQENGSSDDVPPLPPLPPMQWRMNKLQMGSSPLSAKIGRPPRPKPPVKHQESEGSSLLDKRNEDAEIVQESSLNNGLSLQNEMVQATVSDYHETNQFLNRGSQENHHQGGDKECDLHDSNPFSSSEVKSEVEVASVKNENLHALQLPELIVIPEEAWSEFGAIKFIPEQEGKYQLSDGVSECNGLHTADLSAEKTNEKHQIFDDQNEKEFSAAGSNKVSGSEENKPNGVPKQEDTMNPDLLAQQEDDECCGSDDKSRDFFSALEEELTKTPTHSEPKPPRYPLLPVTFHDRSMLRKAPTMVQPSSKLPDEKNTILEQIKNKSFNLKPVLAKRPNVMGGPRTNLQVVAILERAHAIRQAVADEDDEDSWSE; encoded by the exons ATGCCCCTGTCGCGGCACAAGGTCGGCAACGAGTACGGCCTCGGCGGCCGCGACCTCTACCGCACGGCCGACCAGCACGACCCGGAGGCCGTCCTCGATGGCGTCGCCATGGCCGGCCTCGTCGGCGTCCTCCGCCAGCTCGGCGACCTCACCGA ATTTGCAGCACAGGTGTTCCATGGGCTGTACGATGAGGTAATGAGCACGTCCGCACGAGGGCATGGGCTCATGCTCCGAGTGCAGCAACTGGAGGCAGAGCTGCCACTGCTAGAGAAAGACTCCTGCCAGAGAGACTACTTGTATGTTGCTTCTAACAGGG GAATTGAATGGCACGCTAATCCGAGGCTGGACTATGGGGTTGTGACAAGAGGCGACACGCCCCGCTTCATCATGGAGTCCATCAAGCAATGTCGTGGGCCTCCCAAATTATTCATGCTTGACAA GTATGATATTGGTGGCGAGGGGGTGTGTTTGAAAAGATACACCGACCCGTCATTCTTCAAGACGGATTCTGCATGTTCTAGCGTGCTGCAGGAAGGAATTCAGAGAGAAAGAAGACCTCTTAGAGCCATG GAGATCAGGCCAAACCTTCAGAATTATGAGATTTTCAGCCAACAAAACGCAGCCGACAATGACTCAAA ACTGGAGACAGATTCGTCTAGTGAAGCTTTGGATGAAGTTCCCACAAGGCGCAGACGACTGAAGTACCGGGAACAAAATGGATCTGTCTTTCAAATCTTCAGACCACATATGCAGAATCTTTACGAAAAGGCTTCATCAGAGGAGAAACTCCTCACAGTTGATCACTCAAATGTGCATATATCTTTGTCCGATTCACCTGACTCATACACTGAAGAGAGAGACATCATGGTAGACACATCCAGCAACATGGACAAAGTCAAGGAAGACCACACCATCATGGCTCGCAATAACAAATTAATCACTGAAGAAGCCCTGTCACTATCTTCATATGCTCGGTCAGCAGGAAGCAGCAAGGGGTACAACTCTGAAGTTGACATCTACGTGGACGCACTCACCACAATGGATTCCGAAGTGGAGACAGACTCAGAGCATAGGGACCATGGACACCGTGCCTTTGCACGCATGGATTCAGACAATACGTGCTCTGATGCTCACAATGCCATGGCGTCAAGGTCTAGCAGCTTCGAGAAGAAAGACTCATCAGATGTTGCATCGGCAAACGGAGATACGAGTATTCAGCCCGAAGAAGCCATTGTCTCCACTCCAGAGGCCAAACCAGTTGTTGGTGAACATCAGAGGACTAGCTCGTTGGAGGAACTGCTTGCGCAAGAAAAGCCGGCTTCTTGCGACCACGATAGGACTAGTTCCTTGGAGGAATTTCTTACCGAAGATTTCCATTCTTCAGAGTCTGGCATCAGAGAACAAGCTACTGAATTGAGATGCAATGTCATTGTCAGTAATGTTGTATCAAATGGCACACAAGATATTAGTAAGAAGCTGGTCAAGGAAGCCAAGGAGAACTCCAACATCGCAACCATTTCCTTCAAGAAAATAGCAAGCAAGAGGTCCAAGTATGTCGGCAGCATGGAGCTGATTGCTTCAAAAGTTGGCATTCTGCCAAGGAAGCTCTCCAAGAAGCATGACCCTTTTTCCGATTCCCTCCGGAGCATGGCGAAGCAACTGCTTGAGGTGAAGTATGATAGAACTAAAGATAGTGACTTATATGACTTTGAATCAAATGGAGAGGGATGTGATGTCAAGTACCTGGAAATGTATGACCCTCCTGTTGACATTAAGGACAGTGCCATGCTCAGAATGCCTTCAGATTCACCTCATGATGACGTTAGTTCAAGAGAATACCAGCAGGAAGAAGTGAACCATGAGTCTGAGCATGATATCCCACCTACTGACAGTCCCCAACATTCAGTCCCTGATGATGGAAACAGCCTTCAGGAAACCAACATTATCTACGTGACAGGCATCGCATCACCGGGTTTCCGAGAGGAAGAAGGATGTGCAGGTGCTGCACCTGATGAACATTCATCTACTGGCGTGCTCAATCACATATTGGAGCATTCTCAAGGGAAGATTGATGAACATCCTGATAGGGAAGTGACTGAGGATACTCATACTGAAGTTATTTCTGAAAATGCATCTGATGTGGCTGAAGATTTGAAAGAAGTCAGCATTTGTGAGGAGCAGGTGAATGCAGAAGATATCGAGGAAAGCAATGAATCTGATGCAGATGCGTTGGATGATGAAAGCACCGATTACGTAGAAGAGCAAGTGGTTTCAGATGGCATGATCTCACCGTTTTCATCCAAGCAATCTGATGATCCGTGCCGGATAACTCTACTCACTCTCACAGATGAAGACGATACAGTGGCATGTAAGGGCACCGACAACGACGCCCCTGAAGTGGAGTATATCACATTGTCAGAAACTTTCATGGAGACTGATCTACCTAAAATGGTAATTGAGTCAGTAATCACTAGTGAAGCTGCTGTGCCAGAAAATGAACAATGCTATTTACATCCAGAAACTACTTTTGAACAAGATACGGTTCTCAGCAGCTATGAAATTGTTAGCCAAAGTGAGCAAGTACCGTCGTGCAGCTCATCCACGGTGGCTGTAACTCCAGATCTAACTGTAAACACTGAGGAAAGCCATGAATTGCATCAAGCTGTCAATCAAGAACCACCTAATTCGTGCCACAGCAGTACGGAAGTTTTTGGAGATGCACTAGCTCTTGACTCCAGAGATGTTCCATTGCCGATCATCTCAAGCTTTGATTGGATGCTTAATGGTGCAATGCAACAGTCGCTGAATGTCCTTCCTCCTCAACCAACTTATGGAAATGCACAAGAAAACGGTTCTTCTGACGATGTGCCACCGCTTCCACCTCTTCCGCCGATGCAGTGGCGAATGAACAAGCTTCAAATGGGGTCATCACCTTTATCTGCGAAGATTGGGAGGCCACCAAGGCCAAAGCCTCCAGTTAAACACCAAGAAAGTGAAGGCAGCTCTTTGTTGGATAAAAGAAATGAAGATGCTGAAATTGTTCAGGAAAGTAGTCTGAACAATGGCTTGagtttgcagaatgaaatggtGCAGGCAACGGTTTCTGATTATCACGAGACAAATCAATTCCTTAACAGGGGTTCTCAAGAAAATCATCACCAAGGAGGAGACAAAGAGTGCGATTTGCATGATTCTAATCCATTTTCCTCGTCAGAAGTGAAAAGCGAGGTAGAAGTTGCTTCAGTCAAAAATGAAAATCTGCACGCTTTGCAGTTACCTGAGCTTATAGTTATTCCAGAAGAGGCATGGTCAGAGTTTGGTGCTATAAAATTTATACCAGAACAAGAAGGAAAATACCAGTTAAGTGATGGAGTTTCTGAATGCAATGGCTTGCACACTGCTGATTTGTCAGCAGAAAAGACGAATGAGAAGCATCAAATatttgatgatcaaaatgaAAAGGAATTTTCAGCTGCAGGTAGCAACAAAGTTTCAGGTTCAGAAGAAAACAAACCAAATGGGGTTCCTAAACAGGAGGATACGATGAATCCTGATTTACTAGCGCAACAGGAAGATGACGAATGTTGTGGTTCTGATGACAAATCAAGGGACTTTTTTTCTGCACTAGAAGAGGAATTAACAAAGACACCAACTCATTCAGAGCCAAAACCGCCTAGATATCCTCTACTTCCAGTTACTTTTCATGACAGAAGCATG cTCAGAAAGGCTCCAACTATGGTTCAGCCTTCAAGTAAGCTTCCAGATGAGAAGAACACAATACTAGAACAGATAAAGAATAAG TCTTTCAACTTGAAGCCTGTTCTTGCAAAGAGACCAAATGTGATGGGTGGTCCCAGAACGAATTTACAAGTGGTGGCCATTCTAGAGCGTGCCCATGCGATTCGCCAG GCTGTTgctgatgaagatgacgaggatAGCTGGAGTGAGTAG